One Triplophysa dalaica isolate WHDGS20190420 chromosome 11, ASM1584641v1, whole genome shotgun sequence genomic window carries:
- the sdhaf4 gene encoding succinate dehydrogenase assembly factor 4, mitochondrial yields the protein MSILRFCCVPARAFINRGLFLESTVLACQRTAGYGSGSGLEKDKELKKAKTPQGRFDMDETESKSKDVLERFPDDVNPETHEKGGPKGPEPTRYGDWERKGRCIDF from the exons ATGTCGATTTTACGTTTTTGCTGTGTTCCAGCTAGAGCTTTTATAAACAGGGGATTGTTTCTGGAGTCGACTGTATTAG CGTGTCAAAGAACAGCGGGATATGGATCTGGTAGTGGATTGGAGAAAGATAAGGAACTAAAGAAAGCGAAAACACCACAAGGACGCTTTGACATGGACGAAACCGAGTCGAAATCTAAAGACGTCCTTGAAA GATTTCCAGATGATGTGAATCCGGAAACACATGAGAAAGGTGGGCCCAAAGGCCCAGAACCCACAAGATATGGTGACTGGGAAAGGAAGGGACGTTGTATTGATTTTTAG
- the tlx1 gene encoding T-cell leukemia homeobox protein 1, producing the protein MDHMGAHHHQTHADTISFGIDQILNNADQGSCMISNPRMQDLDYGLGCIVSTAYNTMTGNYNVNNSTGYNGNSCSGGSLGGSYNMNLGTNINGNCLNSSGVIRVPAHRPMSSVHSSIPTSCATVPSMGGMGTINNLTGLTFPWMESNRRYTKERFTVALSPFTVTRRIGHPYQNRTPPKKKKPRTSFTRLQICELEKRFHRQKYLASAERAALAKALKMTDAQVKTWFQNRRTKWRRQTAEEREAERQQANRILMQLQQEAFQKTINQPVTPDPICLHNSSLYALQSLQPWTENTAKISSVPNSD; encoded by the exons ATGGATCATATGGGAGCGCATCATCACCAGACACACGCAGACACCATCAGTTTTGGGATAGATCAGATTCTTAACAATGCAGACCAGGGGAGCTGCATGATCTCCAACCCCAGGATGCAGGACTTGGACTACGGCTTGGGGTGCATCGTCAGCACAGCCTACAATACCATGACTGGTAACTACAATGTCAACAACTCGACTGGATACAATGGAAACTCGTGCAGCGGTGGCTCCCTCGGCGGCTCGTACAACATGAACTTGGGCACGAATATTAATgggaactgccttaattcttcAGGAGTGATCCGGGTTCCAGCTCACCGGCCGATGAGTTCCGTTCACTCATCAATTCCCACCAGTTGTGCCACCGTGCCAAGTATGGGAGGCATGGGTACCATTAACAATCTCACAGGATTAACGTTTCCATGGATGGAGAGTAACAGGAGATATACCAAAGAGAGATTTACAG TGGCCCTCTCACCGTTCACTGTAACACGCCGTATAGGTCATCCGTACCAGAACCGAACCCCTCCGAAGAAGAAGAAGCCCAGGACGTCATTCACGCGCCTTCAGATCTGTGAGCTGGAGAAGCGCTTTCATCGTCAGAAGTATCTGGCCTCAGCGGAGAGAGCAGCCTTAGCGAAAGCACTTAAAATGACTGATGCGCAGGTCAAAACATGGTTCCAGAACAGAAGAACCAAATGGAG GAGGCAGACGGCAGAGGAAAGAGAAGCCGAACGGCAGCAAGCGAACCGAATCCTTATGCAACTTCAACAAGAAGCTTTTCAAAAGACTATAAACCAACCTGTTACTCCAGATCCAATCTGTCTACACAACAGCTCTCTATACGCACTTCAGAGCCTCCAGCCCTGGACTGAGAACACGGCGAAAATCAGCAGCGTTCCTAACAGCGATTAA